From one Paenibacillus sp. FSL K6-1330 genomic stretch:
- a CDS encoding replication-associated recombination protein A, giving the protein MDLFSIGREGDRDSRLLADRMRPSSLDEYIGQEQIIGPGKLLRRAIEADQVSSILLYGPPGCGKTTLAHIISQQTKGYFVRLNAVEASVKDVREVIEQAQSNRSLYGTKTILFLDEVHRFNSSRQDALLPAVENGTIIFIGATTENPFHYVNGALMSRSTLFQLEPLTKNHSMIAMQRALSDPDKGLGFMDLQADEEALEHIATMANGDIRRALNALELAAMTTPPDESGRVHITLEVAEESIRKPLVKADESTQYDVLSAFHKSIRGSSDAALFWFLYAVEKLGMDPMVFIRRLIAASSEDIGLANPQAMVQAVSALDAYRNNGWPEAKLNIAQAILFAVESPKSDGVVTAISRAMSAMDEVKSAEVPLHLRDAHYSGAVKLGHVGYKYPHDYPGHYVKQEYLPKELSRRVFYQATEQGNEAKIAHNQRLRREE; this is encoded by the coding sequence ATGGATTTATTCAGTATCGGGCGTGAAGGGGACCGGGATTCCAGGCTGCTGGCCGATCGGATGCGCCCTTCGTCGCTGGATGAATATATAGGACAGGAACAGATTATCGGACCGGGCAAACTGCTCAGACGTGCCATAGAAGCAGACCAGGTCTCTTCCATTTTATTGTACGGCCCGCCGGGTTGCGGCAAAACAACGCTGGCGCATATTATCTCCCAGCAAACGAAGGGGTACTTCGTTCGGCTGAATGCGGTGGAAGCCTCGGTTAAGGACGTCAGGGAAGTCATTGAGCAAGCCCAGAGCAACCGCAGTCTGTACGGCACCAAAACGATCCTGTTCCTAGATGAGGTTCACCGCTTTAACAGTTCAAGACAGGATGCGCTGCTGCCTGCCGTGGAGAACGGTACGATTATATTTATTGGCGCGACAACAGAGAATCCATTTCATTACGTAAATGGGGCCTTGATGAGTCGTTCAACCTTGTTCCAGCTTGAGCCGCTGACTAAGAACCATTCCATGATCGCCATGCAGCGCGCGTTATCCGATCCAGATAAAGGACTTGGATTCATGGATCTCCAGGCAGACGAGGAAGCATTGGAGCATATTGCAACGATGGCGAACGGCGACATCCGCCGTGCTCTGAACGCCCTCGAATTAGCGGCCATGACCACGCCCCCGGATGAAAGCGGCAGGGTTCATATTACGCTCGAAGTGGCCGAAGAATCGATACGCAAGCCGCTCGTCAAGGCGGACGAGTCCACGCAGTATGACGTGCTGTCTGCCTTCCATAAAAGCATTCGAGGTTCCAGTGATGCGGCCTTGTTCTGGTTCCTGTATGCGGTCGAAAAGCTAGGGATGGACCCGATGGTGTTCATCCGCCGATTGATTGCTGCCAGCAGCGAGGATATCGGGCTGGCTAATCCGCAAGCGATGGTGCAGGCGGTGAGCGCACTGGATGCCTACCGGAATAACGGCTGGCCGGAAGCCAAGTTGAACATTGCCCAGGCGATTCTGTTTGCGGTGGAGAGCCCCAAATCGGATGGCGTTGTGACCGCCATATCCCGGGCGATGTCCGCCATGGATGAAGTGAAATCGGCTGAGGTTCCGCTTCATCTCCGTGATGCGCATTACTCGGGGGCGGTGAAGTTGGGACATGTCGGCTACAAGTACCCGCACGATTATCCAGGCCATTACGTGAAGCAGGAATATCTGCCGAAGGAGCTCTCCCGCCGGGTGTTCTATCAGGCGACGGAGCAGGGGAATGAAGCCAAGATCGCACACAATCAGCGATTACGACGCGAAGAATAG
- a CDS encoding PCYCGC motif-containing (lipo)protein — protein MMKTGKQRFVILLLSAGLMLSGCSGKNAQEQVESGQAAEAAHEHGHQTQLANGDIQEATASIDELPAFLMSQTSEMQTIYALSAQVSDVMKYIPCYCGCGDSAGHESNLNCFIDEIQEDGTVVWDDHGTRCGVCLDIAVESAKMSSEGKSLTDIRTAIDEKYSTGYAKPTPTPMPPAES, from the coding sequence ATGATGAAAACAGGGAAACAGCGGTTTGTCATCCTGCTGCTGTCCGCTGGTCTTATGCTGAGCGGCTGTTCGGGGAAAAACGCCCAGGAGCAGGTCGAAAGTGGACAGGCCGCGGAGGCAGCGCATGAGCACGGACATCAGACGCAGCTGGCCAACGGGGATATTCAGGAGGCAACGGCTTCGATTGATGAGCTGCCTGCCTTTTTGATGAGCCAGACCAGCGAGATGCAAACGATCTATGCCTTGTCTGCGCAGGTGAGTGATGTCATGAAATATATTCCTTGTTATTGCGGCTGTGGAGACAGTGCCGGTCATGAGAGCAACCTGAACTGTTTTATTGATGAGATTCAGGAGGACGGCACCGTGGTGTGGGACGATCATGGCACCCGCTGCGGGGTGTGTTTGGACATTGCCGTGGAATCTGCCAAAATGAGCAGCGAGGGCAAGAGCCTGACGGATATTCGGACCGCAATCGACGAGAAATACAGCACAGGCTATGCGAAGCCGACACCAACTCCAATGCCGCCCGCCGAAAGTTAA
- a CDS encoding anaerobic ribonucleoside triphosphate reductase, with protein sequence MKVMKRDGCLVNFEINRIVNAVDKAFIAVEGVSRMEASLQIGDAVVRATAEMEQVSVEEIQDIVVEHLQNTGYAEAAAAYQHYRETRDLERMRRGELYKISTDVIGVTNLDLLRENANLNGESFSGKMSRIGSEYAKWMASKFILPGDLMRAVRDGYVYVHDLDQYALGTTNCIFIPFDRLLAKGFNTGNGSVRPPQSIMTAMALVAIIFQSQQNSQFGGVSGNKIDWDLAPYVGKSFRRHFRKGLAYFGECEQGDHRPNVRVLPDNELYIDNEQLKEIYPRIYHYAYNETVNEVKQAAESLIHNLNTMSSRAGGQIPFTSLNYGMCTSTEGRLVSHALLDATMRGLGGGETPIFPQHIFQCKQGINQAEGEPNYDLFLKAVECSSRRLYPNFVNVDASFNLVYYNPDEPDTIIATMGCRTRTISDRFGRNRLSGKGNLSFNTINLVRLGIEHGIIEGKRDMPDLNLFYEQLDQYLTIAVEGLIHRYELQADQPAKASDFMMREGVWEGGEALAPEDKVRELIKHGTLALGFIGLAECLKALTGLHHGEDETSRSLGIEIIRHMRQFCDAASERYNLNITLFATPAEGLSGKFTKMDRQTFGVIEGVTDREYYTNSFHIPVYYPMAAYRKIRSEAPFHELCNAGAISYVELDGNARQNTAAFRDIVQFALQQNIGYFSVNHPVDRCPACNYEGIIGSSCPGCGASEADGNFQRLRRVTGYLTGNYTERFNSAKQAEVRDRVKHL encoded by the coding sequence ATGAAAGTCATGAAGAGAGACGGGTGCCTGGTGAATTTTGAGATAAACCGGATTGTGAATGCAGTGGATAAAGCGTTTATAGCCGTTGAGGGTGTGTCCCGCATGGAGGCTTCCCTGCAGATTGGCGATGCGGTTGTTCGTGCCACCGCGGAGATGGAGCAGGTGAGTGTGGAGGAAATTCAGGATATCGTTGTCGAGCATTTGCAAAATACAGGTTATGCAGAGGCAGCGGCAGCTTATCAACATTACAGGGAAACCCGTGACCTGGAGCGGATGCGGCGGGGAGAGCTTTACAAGATCAGCACGGATGTTATTGGGGTAACGAATCTGGATCTGCTGCGGGAGAATGCGAATCTGAACGGGGAATCCTTCAGTGGAAAAATGAGTCGGATCGGCTCCGAGTACGCCAAATGGATGGCAAGCAAATTCATCCTCCCAGGAGATCTCATGAGAGCGGTGAGGGATGGTTATGTGTATGTGCATGACCTGGACCAGTATGCACTCGGAACAACGAACTGCATTTTCATTCCGTTTGACCGACTATTGGCCAAGGGATTCAATACCGGTAACGGATCGGTTAGGCCGCCGCAGAGTATCATGACCGCGATGGCGCTGGTGGCCATCATCTTTCAATCCCAGCAGAACAGTCAATTCGGCGGCGTGTCCGGAAATAAAATCGATTGGGATCTGGCCCCGTATGTCGGAAAATCGTTTCGTCGGCATTTTCGCAAAGGGCTAGCCTACTTCGGAGAGTGTGAGCAGGGGGATCATAGACCCAATGTTCGAGTTCTTCCGGATAACGAATTATACATAGACAATGAGCAGTTGAAAGAAATTTATCCACGAATATATCACTATGCATATAACGAAACGGTGAATGAAGTAAAGCAGGCCGCGGAATCCCTGATTCACAATCTAAACACGATGAGCAGCCGGGCCGGCGGACAGATCCCTTTTACATCGCTGAACTATGGCATGTGCACGTCAACCGAAGGAAGGCTGGTGTCCCACGCTCTACTGGATGCCACGATGAGAGGGCTCGGCGGGGGAGAGACGCCGATATTTCCGCAGCATATTTTCCAGTGCAAGCAGGGCATTAATCAGGCGGAAGGGGAGCCCAACTACGATCTGTTCCTGAAAGCTGTTGAGTGCTCCAGCCGCAGGCTCTACCCGAATTTTGTCAACGTGGATGCATCGTTTAATCTGGTCTACTATAACCCGGACGAGCCAGACACGATTATTGCCACCATGGGCTGCAGGACCCGGACGATTTCAGACCGGTTCGGGCGAAACCGTCTAAGCGGCAAAGGTAATTTATCTTTTAATACGATCAATCTGGTTCGTCTCGGCATTGAGCATGGCATTATCGAAGGCAAACGGGATATGCCGGATCTGAACCTCTTCTACGAGCAGTTGGATCAGTATTTGACGATTGCGGTAGAGGGTTTGATTCATCGTTACGAGCTGCAGGCCGACCAACCGGCCAAAGCGTCTGATTTTATGATGCGGGAAGGCGTGTGGGAAGGCGGCGAGGCACTGGCACCGGAGGATAAGGTTCGCGAGCTCATCAAGCACGGAACCCTTGCGCTTGGATTTATCGGGCTGGCTGAATGCCTGAAGGCGTTAACCGGGCTGCACCACGGAGAAGATGAGACCAGCCGCAGTCTGGGAATCGAGATCATCCGGCATATGCGTCAGTTTTGCGATGCAGCCAGTGAAAGATATAACCTGAACATTACGTTGTTTGCCACGCCGGCAGAAGGGTTATCGGGGAAATTCACGAAGATGGACCGGCAAACCTTTGGTGTGATCGAGGGTGTCACAGATCGCGAGTATTATACGAATTCGTTTCATATTCCGGTGTATTATCCGATGGCCGCGTACCGCAAAATCCGTTCCGAGGCTCCTTTCCATGAGCTGTGTAATGCAGGAGCGATTTCGTATGTGGAGCTGGACGGCAATGCCCGGCAGAATACGGCTGCTTTTCGGGACATCGTACAGTTTGCCCTGCAGCAGAATATCGGATATTTCTCCGTAAACCATCCCGTCGATCGTTGCCCGGCATGCAATTACGAAGGGATCATCGGAAGCTCTTGCCCTGGATGCGGAGCCTCGGAGGCGGATGGAAACTTCCAGCGGCTGCGGAGGGTGACGGGATACCTAACGGGCAATTATACGGAGCGCTTCAATTCGGCCAAGCAGGCTGAGGTCAGGGATCGGGTGAAACATCTGTGA
- the nrdG gene encoding anaerobic ribonucleoside-triphosphate reductase activating protein, with protein sequence MNVCGYIPESINEGPGVRAVLFVSGCRHACAGCFNTDSWDFEAGELFTEELSASILQDIIDNPLLDGVTLCGGDPFFSPEESAAFVRKLRTLCPGKSVWAYTGFTFEALMRQPKLRELAKQCDVIVDGKFQLELRDVSLPFRGSSNQRLVDVAASLERGVTVEYILR encoded by the coding sequence GTGAATGTGTGCGGGTATATCCCCGAGAGCATTAATGAAGGCCCAGGAGTTCGGGCAGTTCTATTCGTGAGCGGCTGCCGTCATGCTTGCGCCGGATGTTTTAATACGGATTCCTGGGACTTTGAAGCTGGGGAGCTGTTTACAGAAGAATTGTCTGCGTCCATACTGCAGGATATTATCGACAACCCTTTGCTGGATGGCGTGACCTTATGCGGTGGGGATCCGTTCTTCTCGCCGGAGGAGTCTGCGGCGTTTGTACGCAAGCTCAGGACCCTCTGTCCTGGGAAAAGTGTATGGGCCTACACGGGCTTCACCTTTGAAGCGCTGATGAGGCAGCCAAAGCTGCGCGAATTGGCGAAACAGTGTGATGTTATCGTGGATGGCAAATTTCAGTTGGAGCTAAGGGATGTCTCGCTTCCCTTTCGAGGCAGCTCGAATCAGCGCTTAGTTGACGTAGCCGCCAGCCTAGAACGGGGAGTAACGGTTGAATATATTCTTCGCTAG
- the mnmA gene encoding tRNA 2-thiouridine(34) synthase MnmA, which yields MSKEKHNTRIVVGMSGGVDSSVTALLLKQQGYEVIGIFMKNWDDTDELGYCTAEADAEDVRRVCEQLDIPYYTVNFEKEYFDKVFSYFLDEYKAGRTPNPDVMCNREIKFGEFLNKAMDLGADYVATGHYARVIEEDGQYRLLRGVDSNKDQTYFLNALSQEQLSKAMFPIGHLPKPEVRRLAEEAGLYTAKKKDSTGVCFIGERNFKEFLGQYLPAQSGDMVDIVTGEVKGRHDGLMYYTLGQRQGLGIGGSGSGEPWFVADKDLTNNILYVVQGDHPSLYSTGLVASGINWIAGQDAMPKDAFTCTAKFRYRQPDQEVTITPREDGTVHVAFAKPQKAITPGQAVVFYQGDECLGGGTIETADKVPY from the coding sequence ATGTCAAAAGAAAAACATAACACTCGTATCGTTGTCGGCATGTCGGGAGGAGTCGACTCCTCCGTAACAGCACTCCTGCTCAAGCAGCAGGGTTATGAAGTGATCGGCATCTTTATGAAAAACTGGGATGACACCGATGAGCTTGGCTACTGCACAGCTGAAGCGGACGCTGAAGACGTGCGCCGCGTGTGCGAGCAGCTCGACATTCCCTACTATACCGTCAATTTCGAGAAGGAGTACTTTGATAAAGTATTTTCCTATTTCCTCGATGAATATAAAGCTGGGAGAACGCCGAACCCCGATGTCATGTGCAACCGTGAAATCAAATTCGGTGAATTTCTGAATAAGGCCATGGATCTGGGAGCCGACTATGTGGCTACCGGCCATTACGCCCGCGTCATCGAGGAGGACGGACAGTACCGGCTGCTGCGCGGCGTCGACAGCAATAAGGATCAAACCTACTTCCTTAATGCGCTGAGCCAAGAGCAGCTCTCCAAAGCAATGTTCCCGATCGGGCATCTGCCGAAACCGGAAGTTCGCCGACTCGCTGAGGAAGCCGGACTGTATACCGCCAAGAAAAAAGACAGCACCGGCGTTTGCTTCATCGGCGAACGAAATTTCAAAGAATTTCTTGGACAGTACCTCCCCGCCCAATCCGGTGATATGGTGGACATTGTCACGGGTGAAGTGAAAGGCCGCCATGATGGCTTGATGTACTACACGCTGGGACAACGCCAAGGTCTCGGCATTGGCGGCTCAGGCTCCGGAGAGCCTTGGTTTGTTGCCGACAAGGATTTAACTAACAATATTCTGTACGTTGTCCAAGGCGATCATCCGAGTTTGTATTCAACTGGACTCGTTGCCTCCGGAATCAATTGGATTGCAGGACAAGACGCTATGCCCAAAGACGCCTTTACCTGCACCGCGAAATTCCGCTACCGTCAGCCGGACCAGGAGGTAACGATAACTCCACGCGAAGACGGAACCGTTCATGTCGCTTTTGCCAAGCCGCAAAAAGCAATCACGCCGGGCCAAGCCGTTGTCTTCTACCAAGGGGACGAATGCCTTGGCGGCGGAACTATCGAAACGGCGGATAAAGTTCCATATTAA
- a CDS encoding Rrf2 family transcriptional regulator → MKISTKGRYGLTIMMELAARFGEGPTSLKSIAEKNQLSEHYLEQLIAPLRNAGLVKSIRGAYGGYILSRDPASITAGDVIRVLEGPISPVDFTEEDDPAKRDLWLRIRDSIAEVLDSTTLDYLINYHEQSAADNYMFYI, encoded by the coding sequence TTGAAGATATCAACAAAAGGAAGATACGGATTAACAATTATGATGGAGCTGGCCGCCAGGTTTGGTGAAGGGCCAACTTCGCTGAAGAGCATTGCCGAGAAGAACCAGCTGTCGGAACATTATCTTGAGCAGCTGATCGCACCGCTGCGAAATGCTGGACTGGTCAAAAGCATCCGTGGCGCATATGGAGGATATATCCTTTCCCGTGATCCGGCATCCATAACGGCAGGAGATGTAATCCGTGTGCTTGAAGGACCGATATCCCCTGTGGACTTCACGGAAGAGGACGATCCGGCGAAGCGGGATCTATGGCTTCGTATCCGCGACAGCATTGCTGAAGTCCTCGATTCCACGACGCTGGACTATCTGATCAACTATCATGAACAGTCTGCTGCAGACAACTATATGTTCTATATTTAA